The following coding sequences lie in one Niabella agricola genomic window:
- a CDS encoding S46 family peptidase: protein MMTFFKKFFGLTAGLLCMGLAKADEGMWLPQLLESLNEKRMQQLGMKISAKDIYDINKGSLKDAIVSFGGFCTGEVVSEKGLVLTNHHCGFESVQKHSTLDKNYIRDGFWARNGAEELPNAGLYVTFIVRIDDVSDQVLKGVSRQMKEPERQSIVDRNISALKKATKLGNSENVLISPFFEGNKYYLFVTETYTDVRLVGAPPSSIGNFGQDSDNWMWPRHTGDFSVFRIYAGKNNQPAEYSPDNVPYVPKKALTISLKGMQQDDFTMVFGFPGRTTEYLPSEAVRQIMEVNDPAKILVRDRTLSVMNRYMRANEELKIKYASKYAGIANAWKKWQGEILGLKRTDGLQKKLQYEAAFQKRLDASDLLKARYGLTLRDLNNAYKAIEPYALTRDYYLEITSKIELFSIIKKLRTLKAATGKPGYEKELAKQLESLTELYKNLSIDVDKDIFSALLPLYMEQQASYIAPVSRQQFEQYGNDYQRWAGALYAGNFFLDASKVLKGATSDPSEIFRYFETDPAAKLIIGMTDLYDMEIAPRLNELQARINGLQRDYMKAQTEVFTDRSFYPDANSTLRVGFGKVDDYKPADGIAYNYYTYLDGVMEKYKPGDYEFDVPEKLRQLYQKKEYGRYGVKNPAGGYRMPVCFIASNHTTGGNSGSPVLDANGQLVGINFDRVWEGTMSDISYDASICRNIMVDIRYVLFLIEKYAGAGHLIREMKLAHAIPGSRK, encoded by the coding sequence ATGATGACTTTTTTTAAAAAATTTTTCGGCCTGACGGCCGGATTGCTTTGCATGGGACTGGCAAAAGCCGATGAAGGAATGTGGCTCCCGCAATTACTGGAAAGCCTGAATGAAAAACGGATGCAGCAGCTGGGGATGAAAATCAGTGCAAAAGATATTTATGATATTAATAAAGGAAGCCTCAAAGATGCAATTGTAAGCTTTGGCGGATTTTGCACAGGCGAGGTTGTTTCTGAAAAAGGACTGGTGCTCACCAATCATCACTGCGGGTTTGAATCGGTACAAAAACATTCAACACTGGATAAAAATTACATCAGGGACGGCTTCTGGGCGCGGAATGGCGCCGAAGAATTACCCAACGCCGGTTTGTATGTAACATTTATTGTGCGCATTGATGATGTGTCGGACCAGGTATTAAAAGGAGTATCCAGACAAATGAAAGAACCGGAGCGGCAAAGCATTGTTGACCGGAACATCAGCGCATTGAAAAAAGCAACAAAACTGGGCAATTCCGAAAATGTGCTGATCAGTCCTTTTTTTGAAGGGAATAAATATTATCTGTTTGTAACCGAAACCTATACAGATGTGCGGCTGGTGGGCGCTCCTCCTTCCAGCATCGGAAATTTCGGGCAGGATTCAGACAACTGGATGTGGCCGCGGCACACTGGCGATTTTAGCGTTTTCAGGATTTATGCAGGAAAAAATAATCAGCCGGCTGAATATTCACCGGATAATGTGCCTTACGTGCCTAAAAAGGCTTTGACCATTTCTCTTAAAGGAATGCAACAGGATGACTTTACCATGGTTTTCGGATTTCCGGGCCGTACTACAGAGTATCTTCCCAGTGAGGCGGTGCGGCAGATCATGGAAGTAAATGACCCTGCCAAAATTTTGGTAAGAGACAGAACATTGAGTGTTATGAACCGGTATATGCGTGCAAATGAAGAACTGAAAATAAAGTATGCTTCAAAATATGCGGGAATTGCTAATGCCTGGAAGAAATGGCAGGGAGAAATACTGGGACTGAAGCGTACCGATGGATTACAAAAAAAATTGCAGTATGAAGCTGCTTTTCAAAAACGACTGGATGCCAGCGACCTGCTGAAAGCCAGGTATGGCCTTACTCTTCGGGATTTGAACAACGCCTATAAAGCTATAGAACCTTACGCCCTTACACGCGACTATTATCTTGAAATTACCAGTAAGATTGAGTTGTTCAGTATCATTAAAAAATTGAGGACCTTGAAAGCGGCAACCGGGAAACCGGGTTATGAAAAAGAGCTGGCCAAACAATTGGAAAGCCTTACGGAGCTTTACAAGAACCTGAGCATTGATGTAGATAAAGATATTTTTTCAGCATTACTTCCCTTGTATATGGAACAGCAGGCATCTTATATAGCACCTGTTTCCCGGCAGCAATTTGAACAGTATGGAAACGATTATCAACGATGGGCCGGCGCTTTGTATGCCGGGAATTTTTTTCTTGATGCGTCAAAAGTATTAAAAGGTGCGACGTCGGATCCCTCAGAAATTTTCCGGTACTTCGAAACAGATCCGGCCGCAAAACTGATTATTGGCATGACCGATCTGTACGACATGGAAATAGCTCCCAGACTGAACGAACTTCAGGCACGGATCAACGGGCTGCAGCGGGATTATATGAAGGCCCAGACGGAAGTATTTACCGACAGAAGTTTTTATCCGGATGCCAACAGCACCCTGCGCGTGGGTTTTGGAAAAGTAGATGACTACAAGCCGGCAGATGGGATCGCTTACAATTACTACACCTATCTGGATGGCGTTATGGAAAAATATAAACCCGGCGACTATGAATTTGATGTACCGGAAAAATTACGCCAGCTGTATCAAAAGAAAGAGTATGGCCGTTATGGGGTAAAAAACCCCGCTGGCGGTTACCGGATGCCGGTATGCTTTATTGCTTCCAATCATACAACAGGCGGCAACAGCGGCAGCCCCGTACTGGATGCAAATGGTCAGTTGGTGGGCATCAATTTTGACCGGGTATGGGAAGGCACCATGAGCGATATCAGTTATGATGCTTCCATTTGCCGGAACATTATGGTAGATATCCGGTATGTGTTATTCCTTATTGAAAAATATGCGGGAGCGGGTCATTTGATCCGGGAAATGAAGTTGGCTCATGCAATACCTGGTTCCCGTAAGTAA
- a CDS encoding CapA family protein, whose translation MIRLLFVITASLLITGCHDIRPKPAAPVTEQKEPPVKEKEGVTITAVGDMMLGSDFPDRRRMPKRNILIPLADSLRSGDFLIGNLEGVITGASLPEKKCVNPKNCYAFRMPPGSEQYFREAGFDFLSLANNHSGDFGNAGLIQTMNLLEKSGIGFAGIKHHQVHKIIHKNGIRYGVIAAGFGWRHLHISHPEQTTALIRRIKDSTDLLIVYFHGGAEGDGMDRVLKQKELFHGEDRGDMHAFARACVDAGADLVLGSGPHVARGLELYRNKLIAYSLGNYATYGPISLKGSLGIAPILKIQVNKNGDFAGGRIISTIQLPGNDQTPRLDTAKTVAVRMQQLSLKDFPKSPLRITQKGEIIVKKF comes from the coding sequence ATGATCCGACTGCTTTTTGTTATTACCGCTAGCCTTTTGATAACAGGATGCCATGACATCCGGCCTAAGCCTGCCGCACCTGTTACTGAACAAAAGGAACCGCCTGTTAAAGAAAAAGAAGGGGTAACCATCACCGCTGTGGGCGATATGATGCTGGGGTCCGACTTCCCCGATCGCCGCAGGATGCCAAAAAGAAACATCCTTATTCCCCTGGCTGACTCCCTGAGATCGGGCGATTTCCTGATCGGAAATCTTGAGGGAGTAATTACCGGCGCATCCCTCCCCGAAAAAAAATGCGTCAATCCTAAAAACTGCTATGCCTTCCGTATGCCGCCGGGATCTGAACAATACTTTAGAGAAGCCGGTTTCGACTTTTTAAGTCTTGCCAACAATCATTCCGGTGATTTTGGCAACGCCGGGTTGATACAAACCATGAACCTCCTCGAAAAAAGTGGCATCGGCTTTGCCGGAATCAAACATCACCAGGTACATAAGATCATTCACAAAAATGGGATCCGTTACGGAGTGATTGCAGCCGGTTTTGGCTGGAGGCATCTTCATATAAGCCATCCGGAACAGACTACCGCATTAATACGCCGTATAAAAGATAGCACCGATCTGCTGATTGTTTATTTTCATGGTGGAGCAGAGGGGGATGGAATGGACCGGGTGCTGAAACAGAAAGAATTGTTTCATGGAGAGGACCGGGGAGATATGCACGCATTTGCCCGGGCCTGCGTGGATGCCGGCGCCGACCTGGTTTTGGGAAGCGGTCCTCATGTGGCAAGGGGGTTAGAGCTGTACCGCAATAAGCTAATCGCCTACAGCCTGGGAAATTATGCGACTTATGGCCCCATAAGCCTGAAAGGTTCTCTGGGTATTGCACCCATTCTGAAGATACAGGTAAACAAAAATGGGGATTTCGCCGGTGGCCGGATCATTTCTACCATACAGCTGCCCGGGAATGACCAAACCCCCCGTCTGGATACGGCTAAAACAGTAGCTGTCAGGATGCAGCAGCTCAGCCTGAAAGACTTTCCCAAAAGCCCGTTAAGAATTACCCAAAAAGGGGAGATTATTGTTAAAAAATTTTGA
- the asnS gene encoding asparagine--tRNA ligase — MFNKRIKIKELLQQEPAEQQVTVMGWVRTFRNNQFIALNDGSTNTNLQVVATLGMFDESLLKRVTTSASLKITGTVVPSVGKGQKLEVKADTIEILGDSDAEAYPLQPKKHSLEFLREKAHLRFRTNTFGAVFRVRHSLAFAVHRFFNDKGFVYLHTPIITASDAEGAGEMFRVTTLPFEDTPRNEDGSVNFKEDFFGKSTNLTVSGQLEGELGATAFGEIYTFGPTFRAENSNTARHLAEFWMIEPEMAFYDLEDNANLAEEFIKYIIRYVLENNREDLDFLAQRLAEEEKQLPQDKRSEMGLIEKLEFVLNNDFQRLSYTEAIDILKDSNHNKKKKFQYPITGWGMDLQSEHERYLVEKHFKKPVILMNYPASIKAFYMRINEDGKTVAAMDILAPGIGEIVGGSQREERLDVLLEKMEKMGIPEEELWWYLDTRRFGTVPHSGFGLGFERMMQFVTGMSNIRDVIAFPRTPKSAEF, encoded by the coding sequence ATGTTTAACAAAAGGATTAAAATTAAAGAACTCCTGCAGCAGGAGCCCGCAGAACAGCAAGTAACCGTAATGGGATGGGTACGTACATTCAGAAATAACCAGTTTATCGCTTTGAATGACGGATCTACCAATACGAATTTGCAGGTGGTGGCTACTTTGGGGATGTTTGATGAATCCTTGTTAAAACGGGTTACCACCTCGGCATCCCTGAAGATAACCGGAACCGTTGTGCCTTCTGTAGGAAAGGGCCAGAAGCTGGAGGTAAAGGCCGATACGATTGAGATACTCGGCGACTCGGATGCAGAAGCCTATCCCCTGCAACCTAAAAAACACTCCCTGGAGTTTTTAAGAGAAAAGGCGCATTTGCGTTTCCGGACCAATACTTTTGGTGCTGTTTTCCGTGTAAGACATTCGTTGGCATTTGCCGTACACCGTTTTTTCAACGATAAAGGATTTGTATACCTGCACACCCCCATCATTACCGCCAGTGACGCGGAAGGTGCCGGGGAAATGTTCCGGGTAACCACCCTTCCCTTTGAAGATACGCCAAGAAACGAAGATGGATCTGTTAATTTTAAGGAAGATTTTTTTGGAAAATCGACCAATTTAACGGTAAGTGGGCAGTTGGAAGGCGAATTAGGCGCTACCGCCTTTGGCGAGATCTATACCTTTGGCCCCACCTTCCGGGCTGAGAACAGCAATACCGCGCGGCACCTGGCCGAATTCTGGATGATTGAACCGGAGATGGCCTTCTACGATCTTGAAGACAATGCCAACCTTGCCGAGGAATTTATTAAGTATATTATCCGGTATGTATTGGAAAACAACCGGGAGGATCTGGATTTCCTGGCGCAGCGCCTGGCAGAGGAAGAAAAGCAGCTGCCGCAGGATAAACGCAGCGAAATGGGATTGATCGAAAAGCTGGAATTTGTATTAAACAACGATTTCCAGCGCCTGTCCTATACCGAAGCCATTGACATTTTAAAGGACAGCAACCATAACAAGAAAAAGAAATTCCAGTACCCGATTACCGGGTGGGGAATGGATCTGCAAAGTGAACATGAGCGGTACCTGGTAGAAAAACATTTTAAAAAGCCGGTGATCCTGATGAACTACCCTGCATCCATTAAAGCATTTTATATGCGCATCAACGAGGATGGGAAGACTGTAGCAGCAATGGACATCCTGGCGCCGGGCATTGGCGAAATTGTAGGCGGATCACAGCGGGAAGAACGGCTGGATGTATTACTGGAAAAAATGGAAAAAATGGGAATACCGGAAGAGGAACTTTGGTGGTACCTGGATACCCGCCGTTTTGGAACGGTGCCGCATTCCGGTTTCGGTCTTGGCTTTGAGCGGATGATGCAGTTTGTAACCGGTATGAGCAATATCCGGGATGTGATCGCTTTTCCGCGTACTCCCAAGAGCGCAGAATTCTAG
- the nadA gene encoding quinolinate synthase NadA translates to MNSGILETAKNDLDRNGFLDIAVDPKLDLFVEIEKLKKEKNAVILAHYYQEPDIQDIADYIGDSLGLAQEAQKTNADMIVFAGVHFMAETAKILNPTKKVVIPDFKAGCSLSDSCPPPLFQKFKEQHPDHVVVSYINCSAGIKALSDVIVTSSNARVIVESFPKDQNIIFAPDKNLGAYINKVTGRNMLLWNGACMVHEIFSLEKITRLRHQHPNAKLIAHPECEEPLLRMADYIGSTTGLLKYTREDDATEYIVATETGILHQMEKASPEKTFIPAPPDNSCACNDCPHMKRNTLEKLYLCMKYELPDIIMDESLRLAAKKPIDRMLEISAAAGL, encoded by the coding sequence ATGAATTCAGGTATTTTGGAAACAGCAAAAAATGATTTGGACCGGAATGGCTTTCTGGACATTGCCGTGGATCCGAAGTTGGATCTGTTTGTTGAAATTGAAAAATTGAAAAAAGAGAAAAATGCCGTGATCCTGGCGCATTACTACCAGGAACCGGATATCCAGGATATTGCAGACTACATCGGCGACAGCCTGGGATTGGCACAGGAAGCACAAAAGACGAATGCGGATATGATCGTTTTTGCGGGCGTGCATTTCATGGCGGAAACAGCGAAGATCCTGAACCCGACGAAGAAAGTGGTGATCCCCGATTTTAAAGCGGGTTGCTCATTAAGCGACAGTTGTCCGCCGCCGTTGTTTCAGAAATTTAAAGAACAGCATCCGGATCATGTGGTGGTGAGTTATATCAACTGCAGTGCGGGCATTAAAGCGCTGAGTGATGTGATTGTTACGAGTAGCAATGCGCGGGTGATCGTTGAAAGTTTTCCCAAAGACCAGAATATTATTTTTGCACCGGATAAAAACCTGGGGGCCTATATCAATAAGGTTACCGGAAGGAATATGTTGCTATGGAATGGTGCTTGTATGGTACATGAAATTTTCAGCCTTGAGAAGATCACAAGGTTGAGGCATCAGCATCCAAACGCCAAGCTGATCGCACACCCTGAATGTGAAGAGCCTTTATTGCGGATGGCAGATTATATCGGGTCTACTACGGGATTGCTGAAATATACCCGGGAAGACGACGCTACCGAGTACATTGTGGCTACAGAAACCGGCATCCTTCATCAGATGGAAAAGGCTAGCCCGGAGAAAACGTTTATTCCAGCCCCTCCGGATAATAGCTGTGCCTGCAACGATTGTCCGCATATGAAAAGAAATACACTCGAGAAGCTTTACCTCTGCATGAAGTATGAGTTGCCGGACATCATTATGGACGAATCCTTAAGATTGGCGGCCAAAAAGCCTATAGACCGGATGTTGGAGATCAGTGCTGCAGCTGGTTTGTAA
- a CDS encoding glycoside hydrolase family 10 protein, producing the protein MTLIRFFLFGLFVTLISLPSLAQQSQYEFRGVWIATVLGIDWPPQNASVEQQKAEFIRQLDLHKRNGMNAILAQVRPSGDAFYPSPYEPWSQWLTGVQGRAPVPFYDPLAFMIQETHKRGMEFHAWLNPYRAEFSIGKSSIASDNMIRKRPDWFVTYGTTRYFNPSNKQVQQFVIDVVKDIVRRYDIDGIHMDDYFYPYPIGTKPFPDDYAYKQSGTKLSKADWRRANVDSMIRNLNIAIKAVKPWCKFGISPFGVWRNASQDPAGSNTKAGLTNYDDLYADILLWLRMGWIDYVTPQLYREIGDHLIPFETMVDWWAKHSYGRHVYIGHGVYRYYEAGNTNWRKPSQIPDQIKLLRKNPGIQGSVYFNSKSFDRNPAGWNDSLKNNYYRLPAKIPPMSWLPERPNH; encoded by the coding sequence ATGACGTTGATCCGCTTTTTCCTTTTTGGTCTTTTTGTAACACTTATCAGCCTCCCAAGCCTTGCCCAGCAATCTCAATATGAATTTCGCGGTGTGTGGATTGCTACTGTATTAGGTATTGACTGGCCTCCGCAAAATGCCAGCGTGGAGCAGCAAAAAGCAGAGTTTATCCGTCAGCTGGATCTCCATAAACGGAATGGCATGAATGCCATTCTTGCCCAGGTGCGGCCTAGTGGTGATGCTTTTTACCCTTCACCATATGAGCCCTGGAGCCAATGGCTGACTGGCGTACAGGGCAGGGCCCCTGTGCCATTTTACGATCCACTGGCCTTTATGATACAGGAAACTCATAAACGGGGCATGGAGTTTCATGCCTGGTTAAATCCGTACAGAGCAGAGTTTTCTATTGGTAAGTCTTCTATCGCTTCAGATAATATGATCCGGAAGCGTCCGGATTGGTTTGTTACCTATGGCACCACCCGGTATTTTAATCCTTCCAACAAACAGGTACAACAGTTTGTGATCGATGTAGTAAAAGATATTGTGCGCCGTTATGATATCGACGGCATTCATATGGATGATTATTTTTATCCATATCCCATCGGCACCAAGCCCTTTCCGGACGATTATGCCTATAAACAATCCGGAACCAAACTCAGCAAGGCAGATTGGAGACGCGCCAATGTAGATTCGATGATCCGAAACCTGAACATCGCTATTAAAGCGGTAAAACCCTGGTGCAAATTCGGGATCAGTCCATTTGGCGTGTGGAGAAATGCCTCACAGGACCCGGCCGGCAGCAATACAAAAGCGGGGCTTACGAACTATGACGATCTGTACGCCGATATTCTACTGTGGCTGAGAATGGGATGGATCGACTATGTTACGCCACAGCTATACCGGGAAATCGGCGATCACCTGATCCCTTTTGAAACAATGGTAGATTGGTGGGCCAAACATAGCTACGGGCGCCACGTTTACATCGGTCATGGTGTATACCGGTATTACGAAGCTGGCAATACCAACTGGAGAAAACCTTCCCAGATACCGGACCAAATCAAATTATTACGCAAGAACCCGGGTATACAGGGTAGCGTTTATTTTAACAGCAAGAGTTTTGATAGAAATCCTGCCGGATGGAACGATTCGCTGAAAAACAATTATTACCGGCTTCCGGCAAAAATTCCACCGATGTCCTGGTTACCGGAACGGCCAAATCATTAA
- the rho gene encoding transcription termination factor Rho, translating into MYDILQLNDMLVPELLDIAEQLKIPNAKKLNKQDLVYKILDSQAVTGSKASSEERPKRKRIVKATTSIGTEEAFVEEEGKEEEPAEKTVKAPAKKAAAKKTAAKPAPAAATPAGKKKKAPTKKEEEEPVAKQEPATAENSNGEAEETVFKTDAATEAFILQALKATEKYDAPIPTILEETEYPVENKVYASKKDTNPSFNVEFDGMILSEGVLEMMPDGYGFLRSSDYNYLSSPDDVYVSPSQIKLFGLKTGDTIHGAVRPPKEGEKYFALLKVDTINGKKPDEVRDRVPFDYLTPLFPYEKLNLFTRPSDLSTRIIDLFTPIGKGQRGLIVAQPKTGKTMLLKAVANAIAENHPECYLMVVLVDERPEEVTDMERSVRAEVIASTFDEPAEKHVKVSTVALQKAKRLVECGHDVVILLDSITRLARAHNTVSPASGKVLSGGVEANAMQKPKQFFGAARKIENGGSLTILATALIDTGSKMDEVIFEEFKGTGNMELQLDRRLSNKRIYPAIDLTASSTRRDDLLLDKDVLQRMNLLRVYLADMKTEEAMTELLRRMKGTKSNEEFLASMNS; encoded by the coding sequence ATGTATGATATTTTACAATTGAACGATATGCTCGTTCCTGAACTGTTAGACATTGCCGAACAGTTAAAGATTCCTAATGCCAAAAAATTGAACAAGCAGGACCTGGTTTACAAAATTTTGGATAGCCAGGCTGTAACCGGTTCTAAAGCCTCCTCTGAAGAACGCCCCAAAAGAAAACGCATTGTAAAAGCCACTACCTCTATTGGTACAGAAGAAGCTTTTGTGGAAGAAGAGGGAAAAGAAGAAGAACCTGCTGAAAAAACCGTAAAGGCACCTGCTAAAAAAGCAGCAGCTAAAAAAACAGCCGCCAAGCCGGCGCCTGCAGCTGCCACCCCGGCCGGCAAAAAGAAAAAAGCTCCTACAAAAAAAGAGGAAGAAGAGCCTGTTGCAAAACAAGAACCTGCTACTGCTGAAAACAGTAACGGGGAGGCGGAAGAAACCGTATTTAAAACCGATGCGGCCACCGAAGCCTTTATTTTACAGGCTTTGAAGGCCACCGAAAAATATGACGCTCCTATTCCAACCATTTTGGAAGAAACAGAATATCCTGTCGAAAATAAAGTATATGCTTCCAAAAAGGACACGAACCCTTCATTTAACGTAGAGTTCGACGGAATGATCCTGAGCGAAGGCGTTCTGGAGATGATGCCGGATGGTTATGGATTCCTCCGGTCTTCTGACTACAACTATCTTTCCAGTCCCGATGATGTTTATGTATCTCCTTCGCAGATAAAATTATTTGGTTTAAAAACCGGCGATACCATCCATGGTGCGGTACGTCCTCCAAAAGAAGGAGAAAAGTATTTTGCGCTGTTAAAAGTGGATACCATCAACGGTAAAAAACCGGATGAAGTAAGAGACCGTGTTCCGTTTGATTACCTGACGCCGTTGTTCCCTTACGAAAAATTAAACCTGTTTACACGTCCATCCGACCTGTCAACAAGAATCATTGATCTCTTTACACCTATTGGTAAAGGTCAGCGTGGACTGATCGTAGCGCAGCCAAAAACCGGTAAAACCATGCTGTTGAAAGCCGTGGCTAATGCGATCGCAGAAAATCACCCTGAATGCTACCTGATGGTCGTACTGGTAGATGAGCGCCCGGAAGAGGTAACCGATATGGAGCGGAGTGTAAGAGCAGAAGTTATTGCTTCTACTTTTGACGAACCAGCAGAGAAGCACGTAAAGGTTTCTACTGTGGCACTGCAAAAAGCAAAGCGTCTGGTAGAATGTGGTCATGATGTAGTGATCCTTCTGGATTCCATTACCCGCCTGGCCCGCGCACACAATACCGTGTCGCCCGCATCGGGTAAGGTGTTGAGCGGTGGTGTTGAAGCAAACGCTATGCAAAAGCCCAAACAATTCTTTGGTGCCGCCCGTAAAATTGAAAACGGGGGATCGCTGACCATCCTTGCGACGGCTTTAATTGATACTGGTAGTAAGATGGATGAAGTGATCTTTGAAGAATTTAAAGGAACCGGTAACATGGAATTGCAGTTGGATAGAAGACTGTCCAATAAAAGAATTTACCCGGCTATTGATCTTACCGCATCTTCTACAAGAAGGGATGACCTTCTGCTTGATAAAGATGTATTGCAACGAATGAATTTACTACGGGTGTACCTGGCAGATATGAAGACAGAAGAAGCAATGACGGAACTACTTCGCCGCATGAAGGGCACAAAAAGCAACGAAGAGTTTTTGGCAAGTATGAATTCCTAA
- a CDS encoding NUDIX hydrolase, which yields MAAKYSNQSRYTVAVDCIVFGYDGQNLKILLIKRALTPLKGRWSLMGGFVAKNESADQAASRILASLTGLTDIYQEQFYTFTNPGRDTQERTISIAYFSLIDLKKYREILSDAYQAEWFSIKDFPNLIFDHEEMVKMAKKRLQYKATSHAILFELLPDKFTLPLLQSLFEDVFETSFDKGNFSRKMLSTGLLLKQRDKDKTGSKKGAYFYKLDRKNYQQNLHKILKLVPNPNNVL from the coding sequence ATGGCGGCAAAATATAGTAATCAATCACGTTATACCGTAGCGGTGGATTGCATCGTTTTCGGGTACGACGGACAAAATCTGAAGATCCTGCTGATAAAACGCGCGCTTACTCCGCTAAAAGGCCGGTGGAGCCTGATGGGAGGCTTTGTTGCAAAAAATGAAAGTGCCGACCAGGCGGCAAGCCGGATCCTGGCTTCGCTGACCGGTCTTACAGATATCTACCAGGAACAGTTTTATACCTTTACAAATCCCGGCAGGGATACGCAGGAACGCACCATTTCCATTGCTTATTTTTCACTGATCGATTTAAAAAAATACAGGGAAATTTTGAGCGATGCTTACCAGGCCGAGTGGTTTTCAATAAAGGACTTCCCCAACCTGATCTTTGATCATGAAGAGATGGTAAAAATGGCAAAAAAAAGATTGCAGTATAAAGCTACTTCCCATGCTATCCTTTTTGAACTGCTTCCCGATAAATTTACACTTCCGCTTTTACAAAGTCTTTTTGAAGACGTATTCGAAACCAGTTTTGACAAAGGTAATTTCAGCCGGAAGATGCTTTCTACCGGGTTATTGTTGAAACAGCGGGATAAGGATAAAACCGGGTCAAAAAAGGGCGCTTATTTTTATAAACTGGACCGCAAAAATTATCAGCAAAACCTGCATAAAATCTTAAAGCTGGTGCCCAATCCAAATAACGTCCTGTAA
- a CDS encoding PQQ-dependent sugar dehydrogenase, translating to MIKRLTFLMAVVAFFPFMLFSQQDIQRTTQSIYLKKGRSFQLKVPVGYRIDVAVQGLERPRFFSKSPDGRLFVTDMHDRSDNRKGRILILEQWDAKEKTFGKVTTFLSGLHNPNQVAFYASGEQTYIYIAETGKLSYYKYLPGDSVPTGKPVVIATFPDYGLSYKYGGWHLTRSMAFYRNKIYVSVGSSCDACIETEDIRATVVEMDPDGGHQRIFARGIRNAVGIKWVKDALWVTHMGRDNRGPDKPEELFHTVTDNGFYGWPYYYQYRKTIIADTQFLKSKRSSFVRKPPVAPYAFKAHSAPLGFEYVADFEDPLLNNTFLVALHGSTSVWRQRGNAIVQLTADGGYREVISGFLQGKTENVRYGRPCDIIQWNQHSFFISDDKNGVIYFFGKR from the coding sequence ATGATAAAACGATTGACCTTTTTGATGGCCGTAGTGGCGTTTTTTCCGTTTATGTTGTTTTCGCAACAGGATATACAGCGAACAACCCAAAGCATTTATCTGAAAAAAGGAAGGTCGTTTCAGTTAAAAGTTCCCGTGGGATATCGTATAGATGTGGCTGTTCAGGGATTGGAGCGGCCACGTTTTTTTTCAAAAAGCCCCGATGGGCGCTTGTTTGTTACCGATATGCATGACCGGAGTGATAACAGGAAAGGGCGGATACTGATTTTGGAGCAGTGGGATGCAAAGGAAAAAACATTCGGAAAAGTCACTACTTTTCTAAGCGGTCTGCATAACCCCAACCAGGTAGCGTTTTATGCTTCGGGCGAACAGACCTACATCTATATTGCGGAAACTGGTAAACTGAGTTATTACAAGTATTTACCCGGTGATTCTGTACCAACCGGGAAACCTGTGGTGATTGCCACTTTTCCGGATTATGGATTGAGCTATAAATACGGTGGATGGCATTTGACCCGGAGTATGGCCTTTTATAGGAATAAAATTTATGTAAGTGTGGGTAGCAGCTGTGACGCTTGTATTGAAACGGAGGATATACGCGCTACAGTTGTTGAAATGGACCCGGATGGTGGTCATCAACGGATCTTTGCACGGGGCATCCGGAATGCAGTGGGAATAAAATGGGTAAAGGATGCACTTTGGGTTACCCATATGGGCAGGGACAACCGCGGGCCAGATAAGCCAGAAGAATTATTCCACACTGTTACGGATAATGGTTTTTACGGATGGCCATATTATTATCAGTACCGGAAAACCATTATTGCAGATACACAGTTCTTAAAAAGTAAACGGTCCTCATTTGTGCGAAAGCCCCCTGTTGCGCCCTACGCATTTAAAGCACATTCGGCTCCGTTGGGGTTTGAGTATGTGGCAGATTTTGAGGATCCGTTATTGAACAATACGTTTTTGGTGGCGTTGCACGGAAGCACGAGCGTATGGAGGCAGCGGGGAAATGCCATTGTGCAGTTGACAGCAGATGGCGGATACCGCGAAGTGATCAGTGGTTTTCTTCAGGGTAAAACAGAAAATGTGCGCTATGGAAGGCCCTGCGATATCATTCAGTGGAATCAGCATTCATTTTTTATCAGCGACGATAAGAACGGAGTTATTTATTTTTTTGGGAAACGATGA